The Carassius gibelio isolate Cgi1373 ecotype wild population from Czech Republic chromosome B9, carGib1.2-hapl.c, whole genome shotgun sequence genome includes a region encoding these proteins:
- the rbm45 gene encoding RNA-binding protein 45 has translation MDEYNRASYLDEPPNSRLFLVTSKSITEETIREHFTDFGEIQDILVVRDKQTKESKGVSFVKFAKSSQACTAMEEMHGRSLAEGTKPIKVFIAQSRASGSHRDVEDEELTRIFVMIPRSFTEEDLKDTFKVYGDVEYAIIIRNKTTGESKGLGYVRFHKPSQAAKAIENCDKTFRAILAEPRSKNASADSEYVSNPRSDHSANDPGSSSYTSAHESSSYTTGDTWSSDVITRCLLVSSRATVTQEQIYGLFDLIPGMDFCEMQREQYSFSKGLVRYNNLGSAVYAKEKLNGFEYPPGNRLSVSYIDDGEDRTSSVGKMAMQLVAAQMMSVVWNGPSGAQLMKTSAGYTAPFVAQKARVQTDVALPPLRKLVASDSVVKERLFVIFNPSPLPVDVLEDVFCRFGSLMEVYLVPGRNVGYIKFADRKPAHEAIALLHGKVINGVKMKVLLADPPKEESHKRQRTY, from the exons ATGGACGAATATAACCGAGCCTCGTATCTGGACGAGCCACCGAACAGTCGGCTGTTTCTCGTCACCAGTAAATCCATAACAGAGGAGACTATAAGAGAGCATTTCACAGATTTCGGGGAGATCCAGGACATTCTGGTGGTGAGGGACAAGCAGACGAAAGAGTCGAAAGGAGTGTCGTTTGTGAAATTCGCCAAATCGTCGCAAGCCTGCACTGCGATGGAGGAGATGCACGGCCGAAGCCTGGCCGAGGGGACCAAACCCATCAAG GTCTTCATCGCTCAGTCCAGGGCTTCTGGCAGCCACAGAGATGTGGAGGACGAGGAGCTCACCAGGATCTTCGTCATGATCCCAAGATCCTTCACCGAGGAAGATTTAAAAGACACGTTCAAG GTGTATGGAGATGTAGAGTACGCTATTATCATCAGGAATAAGACCACGGGTGAAAGTAAAGGTCTGGGTTACGTGCGATTCCACAAACCTTCACAAGCCGCCAAAGCCATAGAAAACTGTGACAAGA CTTTTAGAGCTATTTTAGCCGAGCCCAGGTCCAAAAATGCATCCGCAGACAGTGAGTATGTCAGTAACCCCAGATCGGATCACTCTGCCAATGATCCAGGCTCGAGCTCGTACACCTCTG CACACGAGTCCAGCAGCTACACCACGGGGGACACGTGGAGCTCGGACGTCATCACGCGGTGCCTGCTGGTGTCCTCGCGGGCCACAGTCACGCAGGAGCAGATCTACGGCCTGTTCGACCTGATCCCGGGAATGGACTTCTGTGAGATGCAGAGAGAGCAGTACAGCTTCAGCAAAG GTCTGGTGCGCTATAATAACCTGGGCTCTGCGGTTTATGCTAAAGAGAAGCTGAATGGGTTTGAGTATCCGCCTGGTAACCGTCTCTCGGTATCTTATATAGACGATGGGGAGGACAGGACGAG TTCCGTGGGGAAGATGGCGATGCAGCTCGTGGCCGCTCAGATGATGTCTGTGGTGTGGAACGGCCCTTCTGGAGCGCAGCTGATGAAGACTAGCGCA GGCTACACAGCACCGTTTGTAGCTCAGAAAGCACGTGTGCAGACAGATGTAGCTCTGCCTCCTCTGAGAAAGCTAGTGGCGTCTGACAGCGTGGTGAAGGAGAGGCTCTTCGTCATCTTCAACCCCTCGCCTCTGCCTGTGGATGTGCTGGAGGACGtcttctg CCGTTTCGGTTCGCTGATGGAGGTTTACTTGGTTCCGGGCCGGAATGTGGGATATATAAAGTTTGCAGACCGCAAACCTGCTCACGAAGCCATAGCACTGCTGCACGGTAAAGTGATTAACGGCGTCAAGATGAAGGTCTTGCTGGCAGACCCACCGAAAGAGGAATCACACAAACGCCAGAGAACTTACTGA